A single window of Arvicola amphibius chromosome 15, mArvAmp1.2, whole genome shotgun sequence DNA harbors:
- the Ctcf gene encoding transcriptional repressor CTCF isoform X2 has protein sequence MEGEAVEAIVEESETFIKGKERKTYQRRREGGQEEDACHLPQNQTDGGEVVQDVNSGVQMVMMEQLDPTLLQMKTEVMEGTVAPEAEAAVDDTQIITLQVVNMEEQPINLGELQLVQVPVPVTVPVATTSVEELQGAYENEVSKEGLAESEPMICHTLPLPEGFQVVKVGANGEVETLEQGELPPQEDPSWQKDPDYQPPAKKTKKTKKSKLRYTEEGKDVDVSVYDFEEEQQEGLLSEVNAEKVVGNMKPPKPTKIKKKGVKKTFQCELCSYTCPRRSNLDRHMKSHTDERPHKCHLCGRAFRTVTLLRNHLNTHTGTRPHKCPDCDMAFVTSGELVRHRRYKHTHEKPFKCSMCDYASVEVSKLKRHIRSHTGERPFQCSLCSYASRDTYKLKRHMRTHSGEKPYECYICHARFTQSGTMKMHILQKHTENVAKFHCPHCDTVIARKSDLGVHLRKQHSYIEQGKKCRYCDAVFHERYALIQHQKSHKNEKRFKCDQCDYACRQERHMIMHKRTHTGEKPYACSHCDKTFRQKQLLDMHFKRYHDPNFVPAAFVCSKCGKTFTRRNTMARHADNCAGPDGVEGENGGETKKSKRGRKRKMRSKKEDSSDSENAEPDLDDNEEEEEPAVEIEPEPEPQPQPQPVAPAPPPAKKRRGRPPGRTNQPKQNQPTAIIQVEDQNTGAIENIIVEVKKEPDAEPAEGEEEEAQAATTDAPNGDLTPEMILSMMDR, from the exons atggaaggtgAGGCGGTTGAAGCCATTGTGGAGGAGTCTGAAACTTTcattaaaggaaaggaaagaaagacttaCCAGAGACGTCGGGAAGGGGGCCAGGAAGAAGATGCTTGCCACCTGCCCCAGAACCAGACAGATGGGGGTGAGGTGGTCCAGGATGTCAACAGCGGTGTACAGATGGTAATGATGGAACAGCTGGATCCTACCCTTCTTCAGATGAAGACTGAAGTAATGGAGGGTACAGTGGCTCCCGAAGCAGAGGCTGCAGTGGACGATACCCAGATCATAACCTTGCAGGTTGTAAATATGGAGGAACAACCGATTAACTTAGGAGAACTTCAGCTTGTTCAAGTACCTGTTCCTGTGACTGTACCTGTTGCTACCACTTCCGTAGAAGAACTTCAGGGGGCTTATGAGAATGAAGTATCTAAAGAGGGCCTTGCAGAAAGTGAACCGATGATATGTCACACCTTACCTTTGCCTGAAGGGTTTCAGGTGGTGAAAGTGGGGGCCAATGGTGAAGTAGAGACGCTAGAGCAGGGGGAGCTTCCTCCTCAGGAAGACCCTAGCTGGCAAAAAGACCCAGACTATCAGCCACCagccaaaaaaacaaagaaaaccaaaaagagcaAACTGCGTTACACAGAGGAGGGCAAAGATGTGGATGTGTCTGTCTATGATTTTGAGGAAGAACAGCAGGAAGGTTTGCTGTCTGAAGTTAATGCAGAGAAAGTGGTTGGTAATATGAAGCCTCCAAagccaacaaaaatcaaaaaaaaag GTGTGAAGAAGACATTCCAGTGTGAGCTTTGCAGTTACACATGTCCACGGCGTTCAAATTTGGATCGTCACATGAAAAGCCACACTGATGAGAGACCACACAAGTGCCATCTCTGTGGCAGAGCCTTCAGAACAGTAACCCTACTTCGGAATcaccttaacacacacacag GTACTCGTCCTCACAAGTGCCCAGACTGCGACATGGCCTTTGTGACCAGTGGAGAATTGGTGCGGCATCGTCGTTATAAACATACCCATGAGAAACCATTTAAGTGTTCCATGTGTGATTATGCCAGTGTAGAA GTCAGCAAATTAAAACGACACATTCGCTCTCATACTGGAGAGCGTCCGTTCCAGTGCAGTTTGTGCAGTTATGCCAGCAGGGACACATACAAGCTGAAAAGGCATATGAGAACCCATTCAG GGGAAAAGCCTTATGAATGTTATATTTGTCATGCTCGGTTTACCCAGAGTGGTACCATGAAGATGCACATTTTACAGAAGCACACAGAAAATGTGGCCAAATTTCATTGTCCCCACTGTGACACTGTCATAGCCCGAAAAAGTGATTTGG GTGTCCACTTGCGAAAGCAGCATTCCTATATTGAGCAGGGCAAAAAATGTCGCTACTGTGATGCTGTGTTTCATGAGCGCTATGCTCTCATCCAGCatcaaaaatcacacaaaaacgAGAAGCGCTTCAAGTGTGACCAGTGTGATTATGCGTGTAGACAG GAGAGGCATATGATCATGCACAAGCGCACTCACACGGGCGAGAAGCCTTACGCCTGCAGTCACTGCGACAAGACCTTCCGCCAGAAGCAGCTCCTTGACATGCACTTCAAGCGCTACCACGACCCCAACTTTGTCCCTGCGGCCTTCGTCTGTTCCAAGTGTGGGAAGACATTCACACGCCGG AATACAATGGCAAGACACGCTGATAATTGTGCTGGTCCAGATGGTGTAGAAGGGGAAAATGGAGGAGAGACAAAGAAGAGCAAacggggaagaaaaagaaagatgcgTTCTAAAAAAGAAGACTCCTCTGATAGTG AAAATGCTGAGCCAGATCTGGATGacaatgaggaagaggaagagcctgCTGTAGAGATTGAACCTGAGCcagagcctcagcctcagcctcagcctgtgGCCCCAGCCCCACCACCTGCCAAGAAGAGGAGAGGGCGACCTCCTGGAAGAACCAACCAGCCCAAACAGAACCAGC CAACAGCCATCATTCAGGTTGAAGACCAGAATACAGGTGCAATTGAGAACATTATAGTTGAAGTCAAAAAAGAGCCAGATGCTGAGCCTGCGGAAGGTGAAGAAGAGGAGGCTCAGGCAGCCACCACAGATGCCCCCAATGGAGACCTCACGCCTGAGATGATCCTCAGCATGATGGACCGGTGA
- the Ctcf gene encoding transcriptional repressor CTCF isoform X1: MEGEAVEAIVEESETFIKGKERKTYQRRREGGQEEDACHLPQNQTDGGEVVQDVNSGVQMVMMEQLDPTLLQMKTEVMEGTVAPEAEAAVDDTQIITLQVVNMEEQPINLGELQLVQVPVPVTVPVATTSVEELQGAYENEVSKEGLAESEPMICHTLPLPEGFQVVKVGANGEVETLEQGELPPQEDPSWQKDPDYQPPAKKTKKTKKSKLRYTEEGKDVDVSVYDFEEEQQEGLLSEVNAEKVVGNMKPPKPTKIKKKGVKKTFQCELCSYTCPRRSNLDRHMKSHTDERPHKCHLCGRAFRTVTLLRNHLNTHTGTRPHKCPDCDMAFVTSGELVRHRRYKHTHEKPFKCSMCDYASVEVSKLKRHIRSHTGERPFQCSLCSYASRDTYKLKRHMRTHSGEKPYECYICHARFTQSGTMKMHILQKHTENVAKFHCPHCDTVIARKSDLGVHLRKQHSYIEQGKKCRYCDAVFHERYALIQHQKSHKNEKRFKCDQCDYACRQERHMIMHKRTHTGEKPYACSHCDKTFRQKQLLDMHFKRYHDPNFVPAAFVCSKCGKTFTRRNTMARHADNCAGPDGVEGENGGETKKSKRGRKRKMRSKKEDSSDSEENAEPDLDDNEEEEEPAVEIEPEPEPQPQPQPVAPAPPPAKKRRGRPPGRTNQPKQNQPTAIIQVEDQNTGAIENIIVEVKKEPDAEPAEGEEEEAQAATTDAPNGDLTPEMILSMMDR, translated from the exons atggaaggtgAGGCGGTTGAAGCCATTGTGGAGGAGTCTGAAACTTTcattaaaggaaaggaaagaaagacttaCCAGAGACGTCGGGAAGGGGGCCAGGAAGAAGATGCTTGCCACCTGCCCCAGAACCAGACAGATGGGGGTGAGGTGGTCCAGGATGTCAACAGCGGTGTACAGATGGTAATGATGGAACAGCTGGATCCTACCCTTCTTCAGATGAAGACTGAAGTAATGGAGGGTACAGTGGCTCCCGAAGCAGAGGCTGCAGTGGACGATACCCAGATCATAACCTTGCAGGTTGTAAATATGGAGGAACAACCGATTAACTTAGGAGAACTTCAGCTTGTTCAAGTACCTGTTCCTGTGACTGTACCTGTTGCTACCACTTCCGTAGAAGAACTTCAGGGGGCTTATGAGAATGAAGTATCTAAAGAGGGCCTTGCAGAAAGTGAACCGATGATATGTCACACCTTACCTTTGCCTGAAGGGTTTCAGGTGGTGAAAGTGGGGGCCAATGGTGAAGTAGAGACGCTAGAGCAGGGGGAGCTTCCTCCTCAGGAAGACCCTAGCTGGCAAAAAGACCCAGACTATCAGCCACCagccaaaaaaacaaagaaaaccaaaaagagcaAACTGCGTTACACAGAGGAGGGCAAAGATGTGGATGTGTCTGTCTATGATTTTGAGGAAGAACAGCAGGAAGGTTTGCTGTCTGAAGTTAATGCAGAGAAAGTGGTTGGTAATATGAAGCCTCCAAagccaacaaaaatcaaaaaaaaag GTGTGAAGAAGACATTCCAGTGTGAGCTTTGCAGTTACACATGTCCACGGCGTTCAAATTTGGATCGTCACATGAAAAGCCACACTGATGAGAGACCACACAAGTGCCATCTCTGTGGCAGAGCCTTCAGAACAGTAACCCTACTTCGGAATcaccttaacacacacacag GTACTCGTCCTCACAAGTGCCCAGACTGCGACATGGCCTTTGTGACCAGTGGAGAATTGGTGCGGCATCGTCGTTATAAACATACCCATGAGAAACCATTTAAGTGTTCCATGTGTGATTATGCCAGTGTAGAA GTCAGCAAATTAAAACGACACATTCGCTCTCATACTGGAGAGCGTCCGTTCCAGTGCAGTTTGTGCAGTTATGCCAGCAGGGACACATACAAGCTGAAAAGGCATATGAGAACCCATTCAG GGGAAAAGCCTTATGAATGTTATATTTGTCATGCTCGGTTTACCCAGAGTGGTACCATGAAGATGCACATTTTACAGAAGCACACAGAAAATGTGGCCAAATTTCATTGTCCCCACTGTGACACTGTCATAGCCCGAAAAAGTGATTTGG GTGTCCACTTGCGAAAGCAGCATTCCTATATTGAGCAGGGCAAAAAATGTCGCTACTGTGATGCTGTGTTTCATGAGCGCTATGCTCTCATCCAGCatcaaaaatcacacaaaaacgAGAAGCGCTTCAAGTGTGACCAGTGTGATTATGCGTGTAGACAG GAGAGGCATATGATCATGCACAAGCGCACTCACACGGGCGAGAAGCCTTACGCCTGCAGTCACTGCGACAAGACCTTCCGCCAGAAGCAGCTCCTTGACATGCACTTCAAGCGCTACCACGACCCCAACTTTGTCCCTGCGGCCTTCGTCTGTTCCAAGTGTGGGAAGACATTCACACGCCGG AATACAATGGCAAGACACGCTGATAATTGTGCTGGTCCAGATGGTGTAGAAGGGGAAAATGGAGGAGAGACAAAGAAGAGCAAacggggaagaaaaagaaagatgcgTTCTAAAAAAGAAGACTCCTCTGATAGTG AAGAAAATGCTGAGCCAGATCTGGATGacaatgaggaagaggaagagcctgCTGTAGAGATTGAACCTGAGCcagagcctcagcctcagcctcagcctgtgGCCCCAGCCCCACCACCTGCCAAGAAGAGGAGAGGGCGACCTCCTGGAAGAACCAACCAGCCCAAACAGAACCAGC CAACAGCCATCATTCAGGTTGAAGACCAGAATACAGGTGCAATTGAGAACATTATAGTTGAAGTCAAAAAAGAGCCAGATGCTGAGCCTGCGGAAGGTGAAGAAGAGGAGGCTCAGGCAGCCACCACAGATGCCCCCAATGGAGACCTCACGCCTGAGATGATCCTCAGCATGATGGACCGGTGA